The Amycolatopsis sp. NBC_01480 genome segment GTGCTCGGCTGGGTGCTCGCGCCGGTGGCCACCGGCGGCGGGGACGACACGCTGCGGCCGGAGCACTTCGCGCTGCTGCCGATCGGGCGCCGCAAGCTCGCCGTCGGCCTGCTGGCCGCGAGTTTCGTCGGCGTGGCGGCGGTGGTCAGCCTGCTCGCGTTCCTCGGCCTGTTCGTCTACGGCCTGCGCCTGGGCATCGGCGCGGCGCTCGTCGGGCTCGTGTTCACGGTGCTGCAGCTGGCTTTCGCCGTGTTGCTCTACCGCGTGGTGATGGCGGCGCTCGGCGCGCTGCTGACCTCGCGCAAGGGCAAGGAGCTCGGCATCATCCTGGTCGCGCTCACCGGGCTTTCCGGCGTGGCGCTGAACTTCGCGCTCAACAGCCTGGGCCCGGCGATCGTGAACGGGACGGTGCCCGGCTTCATCGGCGTCGTGCACGTGCTGCCGTCCGGTTGGGGCACGCTCGCCGTGCGCGCGGCGGGCGACGGCTCGTGGGGCACGGCCTTCGGCCTGCTCGCGGCGATGATCGCGCTGCTCGCCGTGCTCGTCGCCGCGTGGGGCGCGCTGCTGACGAAGCGGGTGACCAGCCCTTCGTTCAACGGCTCGTCCCGGACGAAGGTGAAGGAGCCGGGCGCGCGAACCCGGCGAAGCCTCCTGCCGGCGACGCCCGTGGGAGCGGTGGCGCGCAAGGAACTCTGGACGTGGCGGCGGGACGCGCGCCGCCGGGTCGCGCTGCTTTCGACGCTGCTGATCGGCGTTGTCGTCACCGTGGTGCCGTCGCTGTCCGGCGGCAGCCGCCCGGTGCTGCTGCCCTACCTCGGCGTTGTGGTGATCCTGTTCTCCTGCATGCAATCGGGCAACCTCTACGGCTTCGACGGCAGCTCGCTGTGGCACACGCTGATCGTGCCGGGCGCCGAGCGCGCCGACATCCGTGGACGGCAGCTGGCGTGGGCGCTGATCGTCGCGCCGGTCGCCGTGCTGCTGGCCGTCGTGCTGCCGGGCGCGGTGGGCAAGACGGGCGCGTACCCGTGGGTGCTCGGCCTGGTGCCGGCGCTGCTCGGTGCGGGGGCGGGGGTGCTGATGCTGCAGTCGGTGTTCCTGGCTTTCCCGCTGCCGGACCAGCGGCGCACCTCGAGCCCGTGGTCGTCCGGCGGCCGCCCCGGCTGCGCCCGCCTGCTGCTGATGCTCGCGACGATGCTGCTGATGGTCGTCGGCGTGCTCCCGGTGCTGGTGCTGGGAGTCGTCGGTGTTGTGGCGGATCTGCCGGTGCTGCAATGGATCGGCGTGCCGGTCGGCGTCGTCACCGGGGTGCTGCTCGCGTGGTGGTGGGGCGGCATCGCCCAGCGCCGGCTGGTCAGCCACGGGCCGGAACTGCTGGCCACGGTGAGCAAGGAGCGCTGAGTAGCCGATGCGTCCGGTGATCTACTCGATGAGCGTGTCGCTGGACGGTTTCATCGCCGGCCCGGACGGCGACATCGGCTGGACCGTCCCGAGCGCGGAGGTGTTCCGCTTCCACGTCGAGCAGACCCGGACCGTCGCGGCGCAGCTGTGCGGGCGCGGCCTGTACGAAACCATGCTGTTCTGGGAGAACGCCGAGCTCACCGACGAGGCGGAGCTGGAATTCGCCCGGCTCTGGAAGCCGCTCCCGAAGGTGGTTTTCTCCCGCACGCTGACCTCGGTGGAGGGCACCGCGCGCCTGGCCACCGACGACGTCGCCACTGAAGTCGCCCGGCTGCGCGCCCAGCCGGACGACGGCATCGTGGCCATCGGCGGCGCGGGCCTGGCCGCCGATGCCATCGCCGGCGACCTGATCGACGAGTACCGCCAGTTCGTCTACCCGATCGTTGTCGGTGACGGGACGCCGTTCTTCCCGCCGCTGGTGCAGCCGCTGGGGCTGCGGCTGGTGGAGTCGCGGGAGATGGGTTCCGGGGTGGTTTACCTTCGGTACCAACGTTTGCGCTGACGCCGTCCGGGGACTCCGCGCCCTGCTCGCCAACAGCGGCTTCGAACAAGCCGTGCCGCTGAGGTGGTTCAGTCGGTGGACAGGAGCTTGCCCGGCAACGTGGCAAGCTGGTCACGTTCGGTGGACGTGAGCGCCGACACCTACCGCCGGGCCGTCCACGTCGCGCAGGGCACGCCGTTGACCGAAAACGACCTGCGCCGCATGAACGCCCACGGTTCCTGGCCGCGGATCGCCGGCGGGCTCCAGTACCTCTACGCCCACATCCACCAGGTGCCGGCCATCGTCATCCCCGCCGTCGAGGGCCGGCACCGACCACGCGAGCGTGACCGAGCAGGCCGGGACCTGGGGCTCCATCCTGCCCGCCGTCTGGAGCTTCATGCTCGCCGCCCGCGCCCGCGCCCGTGGCCTCGGCACGGTCTGGACCACCGCGCAGGCCCCCACTGGAACGCGAACTGGCCGCGGTGCTCGGTGTCCCCTACGACGACATCATGCTCGCCGCGTTCATCCCGCTCGCCTTCACCGTCGGCACCGGCTTCCGGCCCGCCAAACGCGTCGGCCGCGGCCAAGTCCTGCACTGGAACAGGTGGTAACCGACGGCGTTTTACGCGGTCGGGTCCCAGTCTGCGAGCTGTTCCATCGGCTCGGTGTCACCGGTGGTCTCCAGGCCGTCGAACGGGATGCGCTCGTAGAAGTAGAGGACCATTTCGCTTGCTGCGCCTCGCATCGCCAGGTCGCCCGGCTCGGCGTCGGCGGCGAGGTCGTCGCAGCGGACGCCGTCGGCGTTGAGGGTCAGGCGCCAGGAGCGGCCCTCGGCCACGTGCAGGTCGATGGTCGCCGGCTTGAACGGCCAGGGGACGGTCGTCGCCGAGACGGTCGTCAGGAACTCGTCGACGCCCTCGACCGCGACGTCCGCCGGCAGCGGCTGCGCGGCCCCCTGGGCGGACTGGACATCGTAGGTGTGGACGGCGAACTCCTGGATCTGGTGCCGGGCCACGGCTCCACTGGTCTGCGGGGCCTGCGATTGGCCCCACCAGGTCCAGCAGCCGCGGTCCGGGCCGGCCTCGCGCAGCGCGTCGAGCATGAGCCTGGTCGACTCGGCGAGCCAGGTATCCAGGGCTTCGCGGTCGCGGGGCGCGGTCGGGGCGCCCTTCGGGCTCGTCTTCGCCGGGGGCTCGGCGCCCGGGCCCGCCGCGACGATGAAGGCCTGGCGGCGGCGGCCGTCGCCGAGGTGCTGCGCCAGTTCGCGCAGCGTCCAGTCCGGGCAGGCCGGGACCTGGACGTCAAGGTCGGGGGCGGACGCGATCGCGGCGCGGAACGCGGCCGAGCGGTCTTCGATCAGCCGCAGGACCTCGGGGAACTCCAGTGTGTTGTGCACTTCGGTGGTGTATCACGCGCTCCGGCCGCCGGGTACCGAATTTCGGCGCCCGACTCCAGCATCGAGTCAGTGCTGCCCCGACGGCTCGCCCGGGGACCACACGCCGAACCACTGCTCGGCGTCGTACTCCTCGAACCGTTCCACCTCGGTGAACCCCAGCTTGGCCGCGAGGCGCATCGAACGGTCGTTGGCGGTCTGGGTGCAGAGCACCACCGGCTCACCCGGAACCGCGGCGGCGAACCAGCCGAGGACCGCCGCGCACGCCTCGGCCGCGTACCCGAGCCCCCACGTCTCCGGTTGGAACAGGTAGCCGAGTTCGGCCTCCCCCGCGTCCGGGCCGAGGTGGCCCGGGCGCTCGGCGTCGCGCCGGTCGAGCGTGACCACGCCGATCATCGCCCCGTCGAGGTCGGCCACGAACAGGCCAGGGCGCCGCCGGGGCGTCTCAGGCATCGCGCGCTCGAACTCGGCGCGCGGCCGGGGACCGCCGATGTAAGTGCCGACTTCCGGCGAGGTGAACAGCTCGATGATCACCGCGCGGTCCCGCGCCTCGGGCTCACGCAGCACGAGCCGCTCGGTCCGGATCGGGCCGGGCGGCCAAGCGACAGCACCAAGGTCAGCCACGCCCGCAGGCTACCAATGGCTGGACGCCGCCGGTCGGGATCCGGCGACCGTGGTAGTCAGTGGATGATCGTCTTTCCAAGGAGGCAAGAGCTGTGCGAGTCATCGGCCTGACCGAATTCGGCGGACCCGAGGTGCTGCGGGTGATCGAGCTGCCCGATCCCGTGCCGGGCCGCGGTGAGGTGCGCGTGCGGGTGCGCGCGGCCTCGGTCAACCCCACCGACACGCTGTTCCGTTCCGGCACCACGAGCGCGCGGTTCAACGGCCGCCCCGGGCCGTACGTGCCGGGGATGGACGCGGCGGGCGTGGTCGACGCGATCGGGCCGGACACCGACACCCCGCTCCGGCCGGGGGACGCGGTGATCACGATCGTCCGCCCGTACGAGCCGCGCGGCGGTGCGTACGCCGAGCTGGTCGTGGTGCCCGCCGCGTCGGTGGTGCCGATTCCGTCCGATGTGGACTTCCCGGCCGCGTCGACGCTGCTGATGAACGCGCTCACCGCCCGCATGGGGCTGGACCTGCTCGCCGTCCCCACCGGTGGCACCGTCGCGGTGACCGGCGCGGCCGGCGCCTTCGGCGGATATGCCGTGCAGCTGGCCAAGAGCGACGGCCTGCGCGTGCTGGCCGACGCGTCACCGGCCGACACCGAGCTGGTCACGAGCCTGGGCGCCGACGAGGTCGTGCCGCGCGGTGACGACGTCGCCGAGCGATTCCGCGCGCTCGCGCCCGGCGGGGTCGACGGCGTGCTCGACGGGGCGATGCTGCACGAGCTGGTCGTCCCGGCCATCCGGGACGGCGGCGGGATCGCCGTCATCCGCGGCTGGGACGGCCCGGCCGGCCGCGGGATCGGGGTGCACCCGATCTGGGTCAACGAGGGCGCCACCGACCATGCCCGCCTGCTCCGGCTGCGGGACCAGGCCGAAGCGGGCGAACTGACCCTGCGCGTGGCCGGGGTGCTGCCCGCCGCCGAGGCGGCCAAGGCACACCGTCGGCTGGCCGAGGGCGGGCTGCGCGGCCGGCTGGTGCTGGACTTCACCGCCGTTTAGCGGCTCTTTCACCGCTCAGACGGAGAGATCCGGCGGGGTCGTGTCGAGCAGGCGCGGATCGGGCTGTTCGCCGGACATGGCCAGCAGCCCGATCACCGCGCGGCCGAGGGTGAGCAGGTCGCGGGGATTCTTCTTGTCCAGGCCGCCGATGAGCTGCTTGAGCACCGTCAGCTGGTCGAAGTAGATGCGCTCGGTGACGAGGTTTTCGTTCTCGTCGAAGAGGAAGTAAGCCGTCATCCTGGTGCGGTGCCTGGCTTTCGTCGGCGGGATCTTGCCGAGGTAGCCCAGGTGGGTGCCCAGCAGCCAGAACTCCACGATCACGGCGTCGTGGCTGTGCCGGAGCGCGATGATCTCGTGGTCCTGGTCGGGGAAGGCGACGCGGGTGTCGTGGTAGTAGCCCCGCACCTCGCCGTCGCCGTCGTGGACGGTCATCGACGCGATCAGCTCGTAGTGCGGGTGCGGGAACGTCGACAGGGTCTGGTCCCAGTCCTGCCGGACCTCGTCGGTGAAGTGGTCGAGGACCAGCTTCTGCCGGGCCCGCAGGACTTCCTCGGACGGAAAAGTGAAGGTGGACAAGGGCTCTCCCCGATCAGGCGTAAACAGGAAACCTACGCTGTAGGAATATGCGGACGACTGTATCCCTACGGTGTAGGATTTGTCTACCGCGGCCACCGGGAAGCGGAGCAAGGGAGGCGCACATGGCCGACGGCAAGCCGCGGCGCGGTCGCCCGGCGGGCGGGAAACCGGTCCTCACGAGGGAGCGCATCGTCACCGAGGCGCTGATGATGGTCGAGCAGGAAGGCCTCGACGCGGTCACCATGCGGGGGCTCGCCCGGCGGCTGGGCGTCGACGCGATGAGCCTGTACCACCACGTCGACAACCGGGAAACGCTGCTCAACCGGATCACCGAACTCGTGCTCGCCGGCATAGAGTTGCCGCCCGGCACCGGCTCGTTCCGCGACGACGTGCACGCGATGGCCCAGGCGTTCCGCCGCGTCGCACTCCGGCACCCGCACAGCGCGCCACTGGTGCTCACCCGTCAGCTCGGGTCGTTCGCGGCGCTGGCCCCGGTCGAGGCGGTGCTGTCCATCCTGCGCGACGCGGGTTTTCCGCCTGGTTCCGCCGTGCACGCCACGCGTTCGGTGCTGGCCTTCGTGATCGGCAGCCTGCTGCGCGAGGTCTCCGCGGGCCCCACCTTCAGCGGCGACGACCTGGGTGGCGTCGAACGGCGCCTGGCCGAACTGCGGGCCTCCGGCCTGCCCCACGTCGTCGAGGCGGCGCCGGACCTGGCCGTCTGCGATCACGAGGAAGAGTTCGAATTCGGGCTCGACCTGCTGATCGTGGCGTTGGAGCGGCAACTGCAGCGGTCGTGATCGCACTCCCCCGATGTCACGTTCTTCGCCCGGGCGGTGTCCTGGAGGGGTGTTCGCCAGTCGGCGGTATCCGGAAGGGACGACCGGATACCGCCGACCTG includes the following:
- a CDS encoding dihydrofolate reductase family protein, yielding MRPVIYSMSVSLDGFIAGPDGDIGWTVPSAEVFRFHVEQTRTVAAQLCGRGLYETMLFWENAELTDEAELEFARLWKPLPKVVFSRTLTSVEGTARLATDDVATEVARLRAQPDDGIVAIGGAGLAADAIAGDLIDEYRQFVYPIVVGDGTPFFPPLVQPLGLRLVESREMGSGVVYLRYQRLR
- a CDS encoding maleylpyruvate isomerase family mycothiol-dependent enzyme, whose translation is MHNTLEFPEVLRLIEDRSAAFRAAIASAPDLDVQVPACPDWTLRELAQHLGDGRRRQAFIVAAGPGAEPPAKTSPKGAPTAPRDREALDTWLAESTRLMLDALREAGPDRGCWTWWGQSQAPQTSGAVARHQIQEFAVHTYDVQSAQGAAQPLPADVAVEGVDEFLTTVSATTVPWPFKPATIDLHVAEGRSWRLTLNADGVRCDDLAADAEPGDLAMRGAASEMVLYFYERIPFDGLETTGDTEPMEQLADWDPTA
- a CDS encoding GNAT family N-acetyltransferase; protein product: MADLGAVAWPPGPIRTERLVLREPEARDRAVIIELFTSPEVGTYIGGPRPRAEFERAMPETPRRRPGLFVADLDGAMIGVVTLDRRDAERPGHLGPDAGEAELGYLFQPETWGLGYAAEACAAVLGWFAAAVPGEPVVLCTQTANDRSMRLAAKLGFTEVERFEEYDAEQWFGVWSPGEPSGQH
- a CDS encoding NADP-dependent oxidoreductase, with translation MRVIGLTEFGGPEVLRVIELPDPVPGRGEVRVRVRAASVNPTDTLFRSGTTSARFNGRPGPYVPGMDAAGVVDAIGPDTDTPLRPGDAVITIVRPYEPRGGAYAELVVVPAASVVPIPSDVDFPAASTLLMNALTARMGLDLLAVPTGGTVAVTGAAGAFGGYAVQLAKSDGLRVLADASPADTELVTSLGADEVVPRGDDVAERFRALAPGGVDGVLDGAMLHELVVPAIRDGGGIAVIRGWDGPAGRGIGVHPIWVNEGATDHARLLRLRDQAEAGELTLRVAGVLPAAEAAKAHRRLAEGGLRGRLVLDFTAV
- a CDS encoding ester cyclase translates to MSTFTFPSEEVLRARQKLVLDHFTDEVRQDWDQTLSTFPHPHYELIASMTVHDGDGEVRGYYHDTRVAFPDQDHEIIALRHSHDAVIVEFWLLGTHLGYLGKIPPTKARHRTRMTAYFLFDENENLVTERIYFDQLTVLKQLIGGLDKKNPRDLLTLGRAVIGLLAMSGEQPDPRLLDTTPPDLSV
- a CDS encoding TetR/AcrR family transcriptional regulator C-terminal domain-containing protein: MADGKPRRGRPAGGKPVLTRERIVTEALMMVEQEGLDAVTMRGLARRLGVDAMSLYHHVDNRETLLNRITELVLAGIELPPGTGSFRDDVHAMAQAFRRVALRHPHSAPLVLTRQLGSFAALAPVEAVLSILRDAGFPPGSAVHATRSVLAFVIGSLLREVSAGPTFSGDDLGGVERRLAELRASGLPHVVEAAPDLAVCDHEEEFEFGLDLLIVALERQLQRS